The sequence AGCACGCCGCGCGCGACGAGCGAAGCGGTGTTGGTGTATTCGCGCAGGCCTACGCGACGGCCTTCGAGGTCTTGCGGCGATGCGATGCCTTCGCGCACGAAGAGCGCGTGGTGCCTGAAGCAGCGCGTCGGGAAGATCGGCAGCGCGATGTAAGGGCAGTCGCCTTTCGCATGCGCGATGAGGTAGTTGCAGAACGAAAGCTCGGTGACGTCGAACTCGGCGGTCGCGAACGCGCGGGAGAAGAGGCTCTCGAGCTCGCCCGAAGTCCAGTCGACGTCGAAGCCCTCGACGCGAACGCGTCCGTCGAGCAGCGGCTGGGTGCGGTCGAAGGCGCCGACCGCGGCGGTAATGCGCGCGCTCAAGGCGCGCGGACGATCGCCGTGCCGATCATGCTGTCGCGCGAGACGATCTTCACGAGCTCGGCCTCGCTCATGTGCTCGGTGCCGGCGGGGCGCAGCGGCAGCACGAGATAGCGCAGGTCGGCGGTCGAATCGTGCACGCGGACCGAGACGTGCTCCGCAAGCTCGAGCCCGAACTCGCGCAGCACCGCCCGCGGCTCGCGCACCGACCGCGAGCGATAGGCGCGGCTCTTGTACCAGGCGGGCGGGATCCCCAGCAGCATGCGCGGATAGCACGAGCACAGCGTGCACACGACCATGTTGTGCACGTCGGGCGTGTTCTCGACGACGGTGAGCCTGGCGTCGTTCAGCGCCATGTCGAAACCCATCGAGGCGCACGCCGCAGTCCCGTCTTCGAGCAGGGCGCGCTTGAACGCCGCATCGGTCCACGCGCGGGCGACCACTCGCGCGCCGCCTTCCGGGCTGCGGCTGTCGATGTCCTCCACGGCCTTGCGCACTTCGTCCGCGGTGATGATGTTCTTCCCGATCAGCAGCTCGCGCACCGCGATCTCGAGCTTGCGGTAGTACGTGAGCGTGTCGTCGTGGTCGGGCTGGAAGGGATGGCGATGCGGATGACCGTGATCGCCGTGGTCGTGGGAGTGGTCGTGGTCGTGGCTCATTCTGCGCTCAGCCAGTGTTCGTAGATGTCGATGTCGATCGTGTCCGCCGCCGAGCCGTCGTAATCGGGCCAGACGTGCGATTGCGGGAACCGCACGCGGTAGAGCGCGACCTTCGGCTCGCCGCTGCGGCCGTAGGCGAGATTCTCGGGATTCCTGAAGTAACCGACGAAGCGCTCGATCACGCCCGACTTGCCGCGGACGTAATGCGGCGTGCGGATGTGGCCCTGTGAATCGACCTTGCGCACCCTCACGCGGTCGCCGGCCTTGAAAGCGGGTGTGTTCCCGGCTTCTACCGCCGCGCTCACGGCAACTGATCCTCGCGGCTCTCGATCTCCGCCATCTTGGCCGCGAGCTCCTCGACGCTGATCACGCCTTTGAGGAGGAGGTTGTTGGTCATCGACAGCATGCGCCGCTCGGCGTAGGTCGCCGCAAAATAAGTCTCGGCGCCGAGCGATTCGAGGCCGCGGCGGTTCTCGTCGGTGGTCGAAAGCTTCCTGCGGCGCAGGAGCACCAGGAGCGCTTCGACGCGCTTCTCCCAGAGCTGCAGCTCGTGCTCGTCCTGATCGATGGGGCCGGCGGGCTCGCCGCCGAGGTCGTGATAGGCTCTCATGCGAAAAGCGTAACACGGAAATTCCCGCTTCGCGCCGTCGCGCGGTCGGCAATGACGCGTTGCGCGTGCTCGACGCTTTTGTTTTTCCTCTGCGCGCGCTCTGCGGTAGAAAAAACCGTTCAGATCACGGCCACACCCTGTATCTCGATCACGCACCCCGGCCGGGCGAAGTTGGAGACGGTGATCAGCGCGCTGCCCGGATAGCGGCCGTCGGTGAAGTGCTCGTTGCGGATCCGGACGAAGCGGTCGCCGTTGCGCGGGTCGTTGATGAAGACCGTCATCGTCACCATGTTCGCGAGCGTGCCGCCGGCGCGGCGCAGCGTCCGGTCGATGAGCGCGAAGATCGTACGCGCCTGCGCCTCGAAGTCGCCCGTGATGTCGCGGCCGTCGAGGTCGACGACGGTCGTCTGACCCGCCAGCCACACGGTGCGCCCGCCCTCGGTGATGACCGCGGGCGAGAACGACCGCGACTTCTGCCATTCGGTGCCTTCGAGGTGCTCGACCTTCGCGCGCGGCGGGTCGTCCGACGGTGCTGCCATGGTGCCGCTCCCGGTGATATTCTTCGGAGGAGCTTACCGCACCCATCATAACGAGACGAAAAAGCCATGGACCTTCGCAATCGCTGGGCGCTTGCCTCGAGCGCCGCTCTTGCTTTCCCCACGCTCGCCCATGCCCACCACGCGATGGGCGGGACGACGCCTTCGAATTTCTTCGAAGGCTTCGTGTCCGGTCTCGCGCATCCGGTCATCGGGATCGACCACCTGCTGTTCGTGCTCGCCGTCGGCGCCGCGTGCTACGCGTTCCGGCTGGGAGCAGGGACCGTCGCCGCGTTTCTGGGCTGCGCGCTCGCGGGCACCCTCGCGCATTACTACAGGCTGACCGTGCCGTACGCCGAAGCGTGGGTCGCGGCCAGCCTCATCGTCGCGGGCGCGCTGCTGCTGCTCGCTTCCCGCAGGCGCATGAGCGCCTGGCTGCCCGCGTTCTTCGCGCTCGCGGGCCTCGCGCACGGCTACGCCTACGGCGAGTCGATCGTCGGCGCGGAAGCGACGCCGCTCTTCGCCTATCTCGCCGGCTTCACGCTGGTCCAGATCGCGATCGCCCTGACGGCGTATTCGATTGCGCGCGCGCTGGACCGCAGCCGCCCGCTGCTCGCGAACCACGCGCTCGGCGGCGTGCTGTCGCTCGCAGGCGTGGTCCTGCTCGCGCTGTCGTTCACCGGATGACATGAGCCGCGCGGCGGTCACCGACATCGTCAACTTCCTGCGCATCGATCCGGCGCTGGCGACGTCGGGCCAGCCGAGCGAGGAAGAGCTGGCGGCGGCCGCGCACGACGGCACCGAAGTCGTCATCAATCTCGCGCTCCACGACGATCCGCGCTATTCCCTCGCCGACGAGGCCGGCACCGTCGGCGCGCTCGGCATGACCTACGTGCACATCCCGGTGAAGTTCGACGCGCCGAAGGAGTCCGAGCTCTTCGCGTTCTTCGACGCGATGGAGCGCCATCGCGGCCGCAGGGTGCTCGTGCATTGCGCCGCGAACAAGCGCGTCACCGCGTTCCTCGGCCTTTACCGCGCGATCCGCGAAGGCTGGGACGTCGAGCGGGCGTTCGCGCCGATGGAGACGATCTGGGAGCCGAACGCGGCGTGGGCGCCGTTCATCGCCGAGATGCTGGCGAAGCACGCGCCGGCGAGTCAACGACCGCGTTGAAGTTCATCGCCCACCTCGACATGGATGCGTTCTATGCGTCGGTCGAGCTCCTGCGCTATCCCGAGCTTCGCGGCCGGCCCATCGTCGTCGGCGGCCGGCGGCGCATCGTCGACGAGCTTTCGACCGGGCGCATTCCCACGCTGCGCGAGTACACCGGCCGCGGCGTGATCACCACCGCGACCTACGAAGCGCGTGCGTTCGGCGTCCATTCCGGCATGGGGCTCATGAAAGCGGCGAAGCTCGCGCCCGACGCGCTGCTGCTGCCCGCGGACTTCGACCAGTACCGGCGTTACTCGCGCCTCTTCAAGGAAGCGGTGCGGGCGATCGCGCCGGACGTCGAAGACCGCGGCATCGACGAGATCTACATCGATCTGACACCGCTCGTGACCGAGACCGAGGAGCGCATGGCGTGGTGGCAGGTGCGCGACATCGCCGCGTCGATACAGCGTGCGGTGCGCGAGGCGACGGGGCTGTCGTGCTCGATCGGGCTCACGCCGAACAAGCTGCTGTCGAAGATGGCCTCCGAATTCGACAAACCCGGCGGCCTCACGGTGCTCACGCACGCCGACCTGCCGACTCGCATCTGGCCGCTGCCGGTGCGCAAGGTCAACGGCATCGGGCCGAAAGCGACGATCAAGCTCGAGACGCTGGGCATACGCACGGTCGGCGAGCTCGCGCATGCGGACCGCGACATGCTCGTCGCGCAATTCGGCAAGAGCTACGGCGCGTGGATGCACGACGCCGCACACGGCCGTGACGATCGCGAGGTCGTCACCTACAGCGAGCCGAAGTCGATCAGCCGCGAGACGACGTTCGAGAACGACATGCACCCCAAGCGCGATCGCGAAGAGCTCGGCCGCATCTTCACCGACCTGTGCGTGCGCGTGGCGCAGGACCTCGAGAGAAAAGGCGTCGTCGGCAGGACGATCGGACTGAAGCTGCGCTTCGACAACTTCAAGACCGTCACGCGCGACTGCACCATCGACGAGCCGACGCGCGATCCGAAACGCATACGGCGCGCCGCGGGGGAGTGCCTCAAGCGCGTGCCGCTCGACCGTCGGATCAGGCTGCTGGGCGTTCGCGTCGGCACGTTGAGCCGGCCGGTAGAGATGCCGCCGGTGCCGCACGCGGCGGAGCCGGGCGCGGCGACCGCACCGCTGTTCGAATGAGCGCGGCGGGATCGCCGATCGTCGAGATCGCCGATCTCACGTTCACGTGGCCGGGGCAGCGCGCGCCGTGCCTGGTCATTCCCCGGCTCGACCTCGAAGCCGGCGAGCGCGTCTTCCTGCACGGTCCGAGCGGCAGCGGCAAGAGCACGCTGCTGGCGCTGCTCGGCGGCGTGCTCGTGCCGCAACGGGGCACGCTGAAGGTGCTCGGCCGCTCGCTGGAGGCGATGCCGGCGTCGGCGCGCGACCGCTATCGCGCGGATCACGTCGGTTTCATCTTCCAGCTCTTCAATCTCGTGCCGTACCTCTCGGTGCTCGACAACGTGCTGCTCGCGTGCCGGTTCTCGACGCGGCGCAGGGAGCGCGCGATCGCGGCGGGCGGCTCCCCACAGGCCGAAGCGACGCGGCTGCTCGCGCAGCTCGACATCGACGGTGCGCTGCTCGCGCGGCCGGTCATCGCGCTGTCGGTCGGACAGCAGCAGCGCGTCGCCGCGGCGCGCGCGCTGCTCGGCAGGCCGGAGATCGTCGTCGCGGACGAGCCGACGTCGGCGCTCGACGCGCATCGCCAGGCCGCGTTCCTCGCTCTGCTGCTGAGCGAATGCGAGCAGGCGGGCGCGACGCTGCTCTTCGTGAGCCACGACCGCAGGCTCGCCGGCGACTTCACGCGCGAGATCGCGCTGCCGGAGATCAACGGCGCACACACGGAGGCGGCATGAGTCATCTCCTCGTGCTCGCCGCGCGCAGCGCGTGGAACCGGCGGCTCACGCTGTTCATGACCCTGGCGGCCGTCGCGTTGAGCGTCGCGCTGCTGCTCGGCGTGGACCGCATCCGCCGCGACGCGCGCGAGAGCTTCGCGCAATCGGTGTCGGGCACCGACCTCGTCGTCGGCGCGCGCACCAGTCCCGTGCAGCTCATGCTGTACGCGGTGTTCCGCATCGGCGGCGCGACGCACAACATGCAGTTCGACAGTTACAAGGCGATCAAGGCGCATCCGCTGGTGAAGTGGGCGATCCCGCTGTCGATCGGCGACTCGCACGGCGGCTTCCCGGTCGTCGGCACCGACGGCGGGTATTTCGAGCACTTCCGCTACGGCACCGGCGACGCGCTCGCGTTTTCCGCCGGCAAGCCGTTCGCCGACATCTTCGAAGCGGTCGTCGGTTTCGAAGTCGGAGAGCGCCTCGGTTACAAGACGGGGGACCGGATCACGCTTTCGCACGGCAGCGGCGGCCTGCACGCCGAGCACGGCGACAAGCCCTTCACCGTCACCGGCGTGCTCGCGCGCACCGGCACGCCGGTCGACCGCTCGGTGCACGTGCCGCTCGAAGCGATCGAGGCGATCCATCTCGACTGGCAGGGCGGGGCGCCGATCCCGGGCGTGTCGATTCCCGCCGAGCACGTGCGCAAGTTCGACGTGACGCCGAAGGACATCACCGCGGTGCTCGTCGGCTTGAAGACGCGCGCGGCGGTATTCAGGATGCAGAAAGTCGTCAACGAGTACAAGCCCGAGCCGCTCGTCGGCGTGCTGCCCGGTGTTGCGCTCGACGAGCTGTGGCAGGTCGTCGGCATCGCCGAGCGCGTGCTGCTCGCGGTGTCTGCGATGGTGGTGATCGTCGGGCTCGCGGGCCTCGTCGCGGTGGTGCTGGCCGGGCTCAACGAGCGCCGGCGCGAGCTCGCGATCCTGCGTTCGGTCGGAGCGCGCCCGCGCGACGTGTTCGTGCTCCTCATGGTCGAGGCGCTCGGCATCACCCTGGCGGGCGCGCTCGCCGGCGTCGCGCTGCTCGCGGTGCTCACGCTGGCGCTGGCGAAGTTCGCGGCGGCGCGCTACGGGCTTATCATCGAGCCCACGTTCGTCGCGGGCAGCGAATGGCTGCTGCTCGGCGCGGTCGTCGCGGTCGGCGTGCTGGCGAGCCTCGTTCCCGGCTATCGCGCTTATAAGCTTTCACTGGCAGACGGCCTCACGCCGCGCCTGTAAGGAAGGAGAGATCGATGTCGACGATGCGCGCCCTGCGTGCGCTCTTCGCCGTGGCCGCGCTCGCGGCCGCAGGCGCGGCGCCCGCGGCGGAGAAAAGCGGAATACCGGATCGGCGACCGGCTGCCGCAGAAGTCGACGACGACCGCGCCGGCGGGCTACAAGGAAACACCGTGGGACTCGCTCGTGCCCGCGAACTGGGACCCGGCGAAAGATCTCGCGGGGCTCAACCTCTCGGCGCTCGACGATTCCGATCCGCGCGCGATCAAGGCGCTGGAGAAGCTCAGGGCCGCGCTGGACAACGCGCCGATCGTGCCCGGGATGAACGGCTCGCGCATCCGCATCGCGGGCTTCATGGTCCCGCTCGACGGCATTCGCGGGCAGATCACCGAGTTCCTGCTCGTGCCTTACTTCGGTGCATGCATCCACACGCCGCCGCCGCCCGCCAACCAGATCATCCACGTCGTGCCGCAGAAGCCCTACAAGACCGACCAGCCGATGGAAGCGGTGTGGATCAGCGGCACGCTCGAGACCGCCCGCGCGGAGACGGGGATGGGCAACGCGGGATACAAGATGAAGGCGGAGGTGGTTGTGCCGTACAAAAGGTGACGGATTAGCCACCCCCCGGCTTTGGTCGCATTGCAGGCCGGAACGTAATCGGGTACTTGGCTTGCTGAACGTCTGAGTCGGCCTGCCGTACCATGATTCCTTTCCTCAAGTCGCTCGTGCTCGTCTTCGCGCTCGCCTCCGCGGCGGGCTGTGCGACGATCCCCAAGGAGCAGCGGGACCCGCGCGATCCGTACGAATCGTTCAATCGCGGCGTCTACAAGTTCAACGACAGGCTCGACCGCGCAGTGCTGCGCCCGACGGCGCGTGCGTATCGCACCGTGGTGCCGGTGTTCGTGCGCACCAGCATCGGAAACTTCTTCTCGAACCTCAACGACGTGCGCGTCGTGATCAACCAGACGCTGCAAGGCAAGTTCACGACCGCGTACGCCGATTTCGGCCGTGTGGCGATCAACAGCACGCTCGGCGTGCTCGGCCTGTTCGACATCGCGTCGGAGGCGGGCATCGAGAAACACCAGGAGGATTTCGGGCAGACGCTCGGCTGGTACGGCATTCCCGACGGACCGTACCTCATGCTGCCGCTCTTCGGGCCGAGCAACGCGCGCGACACGGTCGGCTTCGGCGTCGACTGGTTCACCGATCCGGTCTACTACGTCGATCCCGCCGGCTGGCGCTACGGCCTGGGCGGTGGCCGCATCGTCAATCGCCGCGCCGACCTGCTCGACGCGACCGAGGTGCTGAAGACGACCCTCGATCCCTACCAGTTCGCGCGCGACGCGTACCTCCAGCGCCGACGCAATCTGGTGTACGACGGCAAGCCGCCGATGGACAAGGATGAGTTGCTTCCCCCGCCGCCGGTGCCGGTGCCGGAAAAAAAGTGACGGATGATACAGTGACGGGTGACGGATGAAGCGGTGACGGGTTACAGTCGCTCGAACGCTTTCGTCACCGTCCTATCCGTCACCGCTCTATCCGCCACCCCTTTTCCCCGCCGGTGCACAATAGCCGGCCCTGCAGATCAATCGTAAGGAGAACCCCATGCTCACACTCTATTTCAGCCCTGGCGCGTGCTCGACCGCTTCGCACATCGGCCTCGAAGAGGCCGGCGCGGAATACCAGGAGCGGCCGACGCTGCTCGGGAAAGGCGAGAACAGGACCGAGAGCTATCTGAAGGTCAACCCGCGCGGCAAAGTGCCGGCGCTCGACGCCGACGGCCGCGTGATCACCGAGAACACCGCGATCCTCACGTACATCGCGCGCCGCTTTCCCGAGAAGAAGCTGCTGCCCGAGGATCCCGTGGCGCAGGCGCAGTGCATCTCGTTCATGGCGTGGCTGTCGAACAGCGTGCATCCGAACTTCACGCAGTTCTTCAAGCCGGAGAAATTCGTGTCGAACGAAAGCTCGAAGGACGATGCCAAGCAGACCGGCAAGCAGAACTTCTTCACCGCGCTGAAGGAAGTCGACTCGCTGCTCGCCGGCAAGCAGTGGGTGATGGGCGACCAGTTCACCGTCGCCGACTGCTACGCGATCGTGTTCTACGGCTGGGGCGTGCGCGCCGAGCTGCCGGTGAAGGAGCTTGCGAACTACACCGCGTGGAAAGACCGCATGCTCGCGCGGCCGGCGGTGCGCAAGGTGCTGGAGAGCGAGGGGAACATTCTTGTGAAAGGCGCGTAAAAGCGATTTAACCGCAGAGGACGCAGAGGAAAAACAAACCCAAAAAGCCAAATG comes from Burkholderiales bacterium and encodes:
- the nthA gene encoding nitrile hydratase subunit alpha, translating into MSHDHDHSHDHGDHGHPHRHPFQPDHDDTLTYYRKLEIAVRELLIGKNIITADEVRKAVEDIDSRSPEGGARVVARAWTDAAFKRALLEDGTAACASMGFDMALNDARLTVVENTPDVHNMVVCTLCSCYPRMLLGIPPAWYKSRAYRSRSVREPRAVLREFGLELAEHVSVRVHDSTADLRYLVLPLRPAGTEHMSEAELVKIVSRDSMIGTAIVRAP
- a CDS encoding SH3-like domain-containing protein; this translates as MSAAVEAGNTPAFKAGDRVRVRKVDSQGHIRTPHYVRGKSGVIERFVGYFRNPENLAYGRSGEPKVALYRVRFPQSHVWPDYDGSAADTIDIDIYEHWLSAE
- a CDS encoding RidA family protein, giving the protein MAAPSDDPPRAKVEHLEGTEWQKSRSFSPAVITEGGRTVWLAGQTTVVDLDGRDITGDFEAQARTIFALIDRTLRRAGGTLANMVTMTVFINDPRNGDRFVRIRNEHFTDGRYPGSALITVSNFARPGCVIEIQGVAVI
- a CDS encoding HupE/UreJ family protein — its product is MDLRNRWALASSAALAFPTLAHAHHAMGGTTPSNFFEGFVSGLAHPVIGIDHLLFVLAVGAACYAFRLGAGTVAAFLGCALAGTLAHYYRLTVPYAEAWVAASLIVAGALLLLASRRRMSAWLPAFFALAGLAHGYAYGESIVGAEATPLFAYLAGFTLVQIAIALTAYSIARALDRSRPLLANHALGGVLSLAGVVLLALSFTG
- a CDS encoding protein tyrosine phosphatase family protein, with amino-acid sequence MSRAAVTDIVNFLRIDPALATSGQPSEEELAAAAHDGTEVVINLALHDDPRYSLADEAGTVGALGMTYVHIPVKFDAPKESELFAFFDAMERHRGRRVLVHCAANKRVTAFLGLYRAIREGWDVERAFAPMETIWEPNAAWAPFIAEMLAKHAPASQRPR
- the dinB gene encoding DNA polymerase IV; the protein is MDAFYASVELLRYPELRGRPIVVGGRRRIVDELSTGRIPTLREYTGRGVITTATYEARAFGVHSGMGLMKAAKLAPDALLLPADFDQYRRYSRLFKEAVRAIAPDVEDRGIDEIYIDLTPLVTETEERMAWWQVRDIAASIQRAVREATGLSCSIGLTPNKLLSKMASEFDKPGGLTVLTHADLPTRIWPLPVRKVNGIGPKATIKLETLGIRTVGELAHADRDMLVAQFGKSYGAWMHDAAHGRDDREVVTYSEPKSISRETTFENDMHPKRDREELGRIFTDLCVRVAQDLERKGVVGRTIGLKLRFDNFKTVTRDCTIDEPTRDPKRIRRAAGECLKRVPLDRRIRLLGVRVGTLSRPVEMPPVPHAAEPGAATAPLFE
- a CDS encoding ATP-binding cassette domain-containing protein; this translates as MSAAGSPIVEIADLTFTWPGQRAPCLVIPRLDLEAGERVFLHGPSGSGKSTLLALLGGVLVPQRGTLKVLGRSLEAMPASARDRYRADHVGFIFQLFNLVPYLSVLDNVLLACRFSTRRRERAIAAGGSPQAEATRLLAQLDIDGALLARPVIALSVGQQQRVAAARALLGRPEIVVADEPTSALDAHRQAAFLALLLSECEQAGATLLFVSHDRRLAGDFTREIALPEINGAHTEAA
- a CDS encoding ABC transporter permease, encoding MSHLLVLAARSAWNRRLTLFMTLAAVALSVALLLGVDRIRRDARESFAQSVSGTDLVVGARTSPVQLMLYAVFRIGGATHNMQFDSYKAIKAHPLVKWAIPLSIGDSHGGFPVVGTDGGYFEHFRYGTGDALAFSAGKPFADIFEAVVGFEVGERLGYKTGDRITLSHGSGGLHAEHGDKPFTVTGVLARTGTPVDRSVHVPLEAIEAIHLDWQGGAPIPGVSIPAEHVRKFDVTPKDITAVLVGLKTRAAVFRMQKVVNEYKPEPLVGVLPGVALDELWQVVGIAERVLLAVSAMVVIVGLAGLVAVVLAGLNERRRELAILRSVGARPRDVFVLLMVEALGITLAGALAGVALLAVLTLALAKFAAARYGLIIEPTFVAGSEWLLLGAVVAVGVLASLVPGYRAYKLSLADGLTPRL
- a CDS encoding DUF3299 domain-containing protein, whose translation is MRSSPWPRSRPQARRPRRRKAEYRIGDRLPQKSTTTAPAGYKETPWDSLVPANWDPAKDLAGLNLSALDDSDPRAIKALEKLRAALDNAPIVPGMNGSRIRIAGFMVPLDGIRGQITEFLLVPYFGACIHTPPPPANQIIHVVPQKPYKTDQPMEAVWISGTLETARAETGMGNAGYKMKAEVVVPYKR
- a CDS encoding VacJ family lipoprotein; this translates as MIPFLKSLVLVFALASAAGCATIPKEQRDPRDPYESFNRGVYKFNDRLDRAVLRPTARAYRTVVPVFVRTSIGNFFSNLNDVRVVINQTLQGKFTTAYADFGRVAINSTLGVLGLFDIASEAGIEKHQEDFGQTLGWYGIPDGPYLMLPLFGPSNARDTVGFGVDWFTDPVYYVDPAGWRYGLGGGRIVNRRADLLDATEVLKTTLDPYQFARDAYLQRRRNLVYDGKPPMDKDELLPPPPVPVPEKK
- a CDS encoding glutathione S-transferase family protein; its protein translation is MLTLYFSPGACSTASHIGLEEAGAEYQERPTLLGKGENRTESYLKVNPRGKVPALDADGRVITENTAILTYIARRFPEKKLLPEDPVAQAQCISFMAWLSNSVHPNFTQFFKPEKFVSNESSKDDAKQTGKQNFFTALKEVDSLLAGKQWVMGDQFTVADCYAIVFYGWGVRAELPVKELANYTAWKDRMLARPAVRKVLESEGNILVKGA